The Streptomyces sp. ALI-76-A nucleotide sequence GTGCACCCGGCGCAGGAGGCCGGCGCGGTCGAGCGCCTTCAGGTCCCGGCGGATCGTCTCGGCGGTGACCTGGAACTCCTCGGCCAGCGACACCACGTCCACCCGGCCGCCGTCCCGGGCGAGCCGGAGGATCTCCTGCTGCCGCTCCGGTGCGTACATGTCCGTTCGCCTCCGACCTATGCCCGAACCTGTGGTTTCGTCACGGAGGCTACGCTCGGATTTCCGGAAAGTAAACAGGTTCGGACGTCATTCGGGCATGAACGGACTTCCGGCTGGCTGGCGGCGAGGATCCGGTGCGCGGACGCGGCGAGGGCCCACAGACGGCCCGCCACCTGTGGGTGCCGAGCGCACACAGACGGCCCGCCACCTGTGGGTGCCGAGCACACATGGAGGGCCCGGCACCACCGGTGCCGGGCCCTCATGGTCGTGACGCGCCGCACAGCGGCCTCGGCTAGGACACGAGCGCGGGCTCCTTCTCCGCCTCCGCTCCGGCCTCCGGCCCGGCCCCCTCCACATGCTGGGCCGGCCGCTTCGGCAGGGCGAACATCAGCAGGAAGATGGCGCCCATCACGACGGCCACCCAGCCCAGCGCGTTCTGGAAGGCGTCCACGAAGGCCGGGCCCAGCTCGGGCGGCAGCAGGTCGTCGCCGATCTCGCCGTAGAAGACCACCGACACCAGGCCGAGCCCCAGCGCGTACCCCATCTGCTGCACGGTGTTGAGGAGTCCCGACGCCGAACCCGAGTGCTCGCGCGGGACCTCCGACAGGATCGCGTCCGTCAGCGGGGCGACGATCAGGCCCATTCCCACGCCCATCACGACCAGCGGGAGTGCCATCTGCCAGGAGGCGATGCCCAGGCCGTAACGCTCGGACTCCCAGATGTACAGCGCGACGCCCGCCGCCATCGCCAGCGCGCCCGCCTGGAGCACCTTGCGGCCGAAGCGCGGGACCAGCTTCTGCACCGACAGTCCGGCCGCCGTGGAGACGGCGATCGAGAACGGCACGCCGGTCAGCCCGGCCCGCAGCGGGCTCCAGCCCAGGCCGATCTGCATGTAGAGCGTCCACACCAGGAAGAAGACGCCGAGCCCGATGCCGAAGACGGTCTGCACCGCGATGCCGGCGGCGAAGCTCTTCACCTTGAACAGGGACAGCTCGATCAGCGGAGAGCCGTCGCGCGCCGTCTTGCGCCTCTCGTACGCCACCAGCGCGCCGAACACGACGAGCGAGCCGGCCATCGAGAGGTGGCCCCACAGCGGCCAGTCCAGCTCACGGCCTCGGGTGAGCGGGTAGACCAGCATCAGCATGCCGAGGGTGACGAGGGCGACGCCGACGAGGTCCAGCTTCAGCGCCTTCGGCGCCTTGGACTCGGTGATGAAACGGCGGCCGAGGATCAGGCCCGCGATGCCGACCGGCAGGTTGATCAGGAAGATGGGCCGCCATTCGAGGCCGAACAGGTTCCACTCGGTCAGCAGCGCGCCGAGCAGCGGACCCGAGACGGCCCCCAGCCCCACGATCGCCCCGAAGAGACCGAACACCTTGCCCCGCTCGTGCGCCGGGAAGGTGGCGTGCACGATCGACAGGACCTGCGGCACCATCAGCGCCGCCATGCCGCCCTGGAGGATCCGGGAGGCGACCAGCATCTCCGGGTTCACGGCGAAGCCGCACAGCGCGGAGGCGAGGGTGAAGCCGCCGATGCCGACCAGGAACACCCGCTTGCGGCCGTGGATGTCGCCGAGCCGCCCGCCGGTGATCAGGCCGGCGGCGAACGCGAGCGCGTATCCCGCCGTTATCCACTGGATCTGGCTGTCGGAGGCGCCGGCCTCCCCCTGGATCGACGGGATGGCGATGTTGACGATCGTGACGTCGACAAGGTCCATGAAGGCCGCGGTCATCACGATGGCGAGGGCGAGCCAGCGGCGGCGGTCACCCGCGGCGGGCTGGGCACCCGGTGACGTGGTCTCGGTGGAGGTCATGTCCCATACGCTATGGCCGCACTAGGTCAGATCGTGTCCTACTTGTGCGGCATCCTCGAACTCATGACGACGGACACTCCGGCACGGCTCCTTCAGCTCCTGTCCCTCCTCCAGACGCCTCGCGAATGGCCCGGCGGCGAACTCTCCGAGCGGCTCGGGGTCTCCCGCCGTACGGTCCGGCGGGACATCGACCGGCTGCGGGAGCTGGGATATCCGGTGCAGGCCAGCAAGGGGGCGGACGGCGGTTACCGGCTGGTCGCGGGCAAGGCGATGCCGCCGCTCGTGCTCGACGACGAGGAGGCGGTGGCGATCGCGGTCGGACTGCGGGCGGGCGCCGGGCACGCGCTGGAGGGCGTCGACGAGGCGTCCGTACGGGCCCTGGCCAAGCTGGAGCAGGTGCTGCCGTCCCGGCTGCGGCACCGCGTCGCCACACTCCAGGCCGCGACGACTCCGCTGACCAGCGGGGACGGGGCGAGCATCGCGCCCGAGACGCTGACCGTGATGGCCTCCACGGTCGCCGGGCGGGAGCGGTTGCGGTTCGCCTACCGGGCGAAGGACGGCGCCGAGTCACGGCGGGTGGTCGAGCCGTACCGGCTGGTGTCGACCGGGCGGCGGTGGTACCTCGTCGCGTACGACCTCGACCGCGGCGACTGGCGCACGTTCCGCGTCGACCGGGTGGACTCCCCGTTCGCCACCGGCACGCGGTTCGCTCCGCGGGAGCTGCCGACGGGCAGCGCGGCGGAGTATCTGCGGCGCTCGATGTACCAGCGGCAGGAGTCGTACGCATTCACGGTGACGTTCGACGCGGCGGCCGAGGCGGTGGCCGCGCGGGTGCCGGGGTGGCTCGGGGTTCCGGAGGCGATCGGCGACGGACGGTGCCGGTTGCGCGGGGCCGTGGGGGACACGATGGAGTGGCTGGCGGTGCGACTGGCACTGCTCGGATTCGACTTCACCGTCCAGGAGCCGGAGGAACTGGCCCAGTGTGTACGGGAGTTGGGCGGGCGGCTGGTTCGCGCCGGGGGTGGGGAAGGGGAGCCGGGGGGCGGTGGGGCGGGATAGCGGGCCGGGGTGGCGGGGAGTTCCACCGACCCGCCTTGACCCGACCTGGCCCGCCCTGACCCGCCTGCCCGCAGGCAGCGGCACCCGGCGCGCCCGCCCGCACGTCAGCGGCACGTCACCCCGCATCCGCCCGCACGCCAGCGGCACGTCACCCCGCATCCGCCCGCCCCCAAGGGAACTCCCCCACCGCCGCCAGATTCCGCAGCGCCAGCTCCGCCGGCCCCCCGGGTCCGACGGCCGGGGCGTCGCTCGCCACCCAGGCCTCGACCGCCGTGCGGACCGCGGCGCTCGCCACCGCCGCCGCGAACCGGAGTTCGGAGGAGACGGCCACCGGAGGACGCTCGGCAACGTTGTCGTCACTCAGCGTCAACCGCCGACGTGCCGTCAGCACCTCCGCCAGCGTCCGCTCCCCGGTGTGGCACACCTCCGCCCACACCTTCCGCAGGGCGGGGCTGGTCTCCGTCAGGCGGATGAGGGTGCGGACCCATTCCCAGGACGCCGTGGAGACGTCGGCGCCCGGGACGAGGGTGCGGCGGACGGCGTGTTCCAGCGCCTGGGGCACGGGCAGACCGGGCGGGGCGGTGCGGACGGCCTCGGCCCAGAGGTCGGCGCCCGCCGCGTAGAGCGGGGTGACGGCCTCCTCCTTGGTGGCGAAGTAGCGGTAGAAGGTGCGGGGCGCGACGCCGGCGGCCTGGGCGATGTCCTCCGCACGAGTGGCCCGCAGGCCGTGCTGCACGAAAAGCCGGGCCGCCGCACGGGCGATCTCCATCCGGGTCTCGGCCTTGCGCCGTTCCATGAGGGAGAGAGGGGACGCCGGAGGGGACGGCTGGGTGGGGCTGCTCACGTCGGGCAGGCTATGCCCATGTGGCACAATCTGCCATCCGGCGGGCCACCCCGGAGTTCAGGTACGGGGTGTCCCGCCACTCCGGCCTGCCCGGAACGGGAACGGGGAACGGATCGGGCCCACGCGGGCCAAGACGTGTGACACACCGGGCTGAAAGCCAAGGCGTGTGACCACCGGGCGGACAACCAAGACGTGTGACCCACCGGGCTGAAAGCCAAGGCGTGTGACCACCGGGCGGTAAGCCAAGGCGTGTGACCCACCGGGCGGAAAAGAGAGCCGGACTCCGGCGCCCGGGGGGAGGGGCGCCGGAGTCCGGCTCGGGGAGCGTCCCGGCGCCGGGGGGAGTGCGACGGGACGTGGCTCGGGGGGCTCGGTGGGACCGGGGTGCCGGTGGGAACCCGGTCCGGGGTTCGAACGCATGGACCCTGAAGTCTTGTTCCCGGGCCCAGCCGGTTGAAGCGGCGTTACATCGCCATGTTTGCGCTGTCTTTCGCCACCCGGCGTACGCGGCCGGGGCCGCGGCGACGCCGGTCGCACGCCGCCCGGCGCGCACGGAGCCGCCCGAGCCTCCATGCGCGCACCGACGGCCACCGCCGCACCGGCTCTCACCGGCACCGGCGCCGACGGCCGTCGGCGCCCGGACAGGCGCCCGCTCGGACGGAACCCGGCTCGCGCCGGGCGTCGGCTCGGCTCACGCCGCCGCGTCGAACCCCGTGTCCCGCGCCAGCTTCTTCAGTTCCAGCAGGGCGTGCTTCTCGATCTGGCGGATGCGTTCGCGCGTGAGGCCGTGCTCCTTGCCGACCTCGGTGAGCGTGCGCTCCCGGCCGTCCTCGATGCCGTACCGCATCTTGATGATGGACGCCGTGCGCTGGTCGAGGCGGCCGATGAGGTCGTCGAGCTCCTCGCTGCGCAGCAGGGTCATGACGGACTGCTCCGGGGAGACCGCCGACGCGTCCTCCAGGAGGTCGCCGAACTGGGTCTCACCCGCGTCGTCCACCGGCATGTTGAGCGAGACCGGGTCGCGGGCCCAGTCCAGGACGTCCGTCACGCGGTCCGGGTTGGAGTCGAGCTCGGCGGCGATCTCCGCGGGCTCCGGGTCGCGGCCGTGCTCGCGGTTGAACTCGCGCTGCACGCGCCGGATCCGGCCCAGCTCCTCCACCAGGTGGACGGGCAGCCGGATGGTGCGCGACTGGTCCGCTATGGAGCGGGTGATGGCCTGACGGATCCACCAGGTCGCGTACGTCGAGAACTTGAAGCCCTTGCGGTAGTCGAACTTCTCGACCGCGCGCACCAGGCCGGCGTTGCCCTCCTGGATGAGGTCCAGGAGCGGGAGGCCGCTGCGGGGGTAGCGGCGGGCCACGGCGACGACCAGCCGGAGGTTGGAGCGGATGAAGACGTCCTTGGCGCGCTCGCTCTCGTCGACGAGAGCCTCCAGCTCCTCACGGGAGGCGTCCGCCGGGGACTCCTCGAATCCGTCGAGGATCTGTCGCGCGAACACACCCGCCTCGATGATCTGGGACAGCTCGACCTCCTTGGCGGCGTCGAGCAGCGGCGTACGCGCGATCTCGTCGAGGTACATGCCGACCAGGTCGCGGTCGGCGATCTCGCCGCCATGGGTGCGAACACTGCTTGCCGCGTCGGTCCCGCCGGTGGCGGACTGACGACGGGCGACGGCACGGGTTGCCATGCGTGCTCCCTTGCGATGGT carries:
- a CDS encoding MFS transporter yields the protein MTSTETTSPGAQPAAGDRRRWLALAIVMTAAFMDLVDVTIVNIAIPSIQGEAGASDSQIQWITAGYALAFAAGLITGGRLGDIHGRKRVFLVGIGGFTLASALCGFAVNPEMLVASRILQGGMAALMVPQVLSIVHATFPAHERGKVFGLFGAIVGLGAVSGPLLGALLTEWNLFGLEWRPIFLINLPVGIAGLILGRRFITESKAPKALKLDLVGVALVTLGMLMLVYPLTRGRELDWPLWGHLSMAGSLVVFGALVAYERRKTARDGSPLIELSLFKVKSFAAGIAVQTVFGIGLGVFFLVWTLYMQIGLGWSPLRAGLTGVPFSIAVSTAAGLSVQKLVPRFGRKVLQAGALAMAAGVALYIWESERYGLGIASWQMALPLVVMGVGMGLIVAPLTDAILSEVPREHSGSASGLLNTVQQMGYALGLGLVSVVFYGEIGDDLLPPELGPAFVDAFQNALGWVAVVMGAIFLLMFALPKRPAQHVEGAGPEAGAEAEKEPALVS
- a CDS encoding YafY family protein is translated as MTTDTPARLLQLLSLLQTPREWPGGELSERLGVSRRTVRRDIDRLRELGYPVQASKGADGGYRLVAGKAMPPLVLDDEEAVAIAVGLRAGAGHALEGVDEASVRALAKLEQVLPSRLRHRVATLQAATTPLTSGDGASIAPETLTVMASTVAGRERLRFAYRAKDGAESRRVVEPYRLVSTGRRWYLVAYDLDRGDWRTFRVDRVDSPFATGTRFAPRELPTGSAAEYLRRSMYQRQESYAFTVTFDAAAEAVAARVPGWLGVPEAIGDGRCRLRGAVGDTMEWLAVRLALLGFDFTVQEPEELAQCVRELGGRLVRAGGGEGEPGGGGAG
- a CDS encoding TetR family transcriptional regulator; the protein is MERRKAETRMEIARAAARLFVQHGLRATRAEDIAQAAGVAPRTFYRYFATKEEAVTPLYAAGADLWAEAVRTAPPGLPVPQALEHAVRRTLVPGADVSTASWEWVRTLIRLTETSPALRKVWAEVCHTGERTLAEVLTARRRLTLSDDNVAERPPVAVSSELRFAAAVASAAVRTAVEAWVASDAPAVGPGGPAELALRNLAAVGEFPWGRADAG
- a CDS encoding sigma-70 family RNA polymerase sigma factor; translated protein: MATRAVARRQSATGGTDAASSVRTHGGEIADRDLVGMYLDEIARTPLLDAAKEVELSQIIEAGVFARQILDGFEESPADASREELEALVDESERAKDVFIRSNLRLVVAVARRYPRSGLPLLDLIQEGNAGLVRAVEKFDYRKGFKFSTYATWWIRQAITRSIADQSRTIRLPVHLVEELGRIRRVQREFNREHGRDPEPAEIAAELDSNPDRVTDVLDWARDPVSLNMPVDDAGETQFGDLLEDASAVSPEQSVMTLLRSEELDDLIGRLDQRTASIIKMRYGIEDGRERTLTEVGKEHGLTRERIRQIEKHALLELKKLARDTGFDAAA